A section of the Saccharomyces paradoxus strain CBS432 chromosome XII sequence genome encodes:
- a CDS encoding Vrp1 (Verprolin, proline-rich actin-associated protein~similar to YLR337C) — MAVRLQELQRMVVKLRFLGTFGAEALDNGSGGAADNGALGIGGAAEDGILGIGGAEDGGIPGTAGADDSGALGIGGAATEGIAPGICGAFDDGENLVLASLLTCFNFGIPPAKISPNCGAPIPGTGGADIEGPLLLMVLELPEADETAPPPTIGALLSFVSAFFNFIPFLMSPKRASRPCITDFAGLGALPPPNAGGGGGGGGAGAPAISIIGCK, encoded by the coding sequence CGGCACCTTTGGAGCAGAAGCACTTGATAATGGAAGCGGTGGTGCTGCAGATAATGGTGCGTTGGGAATAGGGGGAGCCGCAGAAGATGGAATACTAGGAATTGGAGGTGCAGAAGACGGTGGGATACCAGGAACAGCAGGTGCTGATGATAGTGGCGCATTGGGTATAGGAGGGGCCGCAACAGAGGGCATCGCGCCCGGAATTTGTGGTGCATTCGACGATGGAGAGAATTTGGTGCTTGCATCGTTATTGACATGTTTTAACTTCGGTATCCCTCCAGCCAAAATATCCCCCAACTGTGGAGCACCCATCCCAGGGACTGGAGGAGCTGACATAGAGGGTCCTTTACTGCTAATGGTGCTAGAACTGCCTGAGGCCGATGAAACGGCACCACCTCCGACGATTGGGGCACTTCTATCATTTgtttctgctttttttaatttcattCCCTTCCTAATGTCACCTAAAAGGGCGTCACGTCCCTGCATAACGGATTTTGCTGGTTTAGGAGCACTACCACCACCCAATGCTGGTGGAGGGGGTGGAGGAGGAGGAGCTGGAGCGCCTGCCATTTCGATAATTGGTTGTAAATAA
- the RPP0 gene encoding 60S ribosomal protein uL10 (Conserved ribosomal protein P0 of the ribosomal stalk~similar to YLR340W), whose translation MGGVREKKAEYFAKLREYLEEYKSLFVVGVDNVSSQQMHEVRKELRGRAVVLMGKNTMVRRAIRGFLSDLPDFEKLLPFVKGNVGFVFTNEPLTEIKDVIISNRVAAPARAGAVAPEDIWVRAVNTGMEPGKTSFFQALGVPTKIARGTIEIVSDVKVVDAGNKVGQSEASLLNLLNISPFTFGLTVVQVYDNGQVFPSSILDITDEELVSHFVSAVSTIASISLAIGYPTLPSVGHTLINNYKDLLAVAIAASYHYPEIEELVDRIENPEKYASAAPAAASAASGDAAPAEEAAAEEEEESDDDMGFGLFD comes from the coding sequence ATGGGAGGCGTTCgtgaaaagaaagctgAATACTTTGCTAAGTTAAGAGAATACTTGGAAGAATACAAGTCTTTGTTCGTTGTTGGTGTCGACAATGTTTCTTCCCAACAAATGCACGAAGTCAGAAAGGAATTGAGAGGCAGAGCTGTCGTCTTGATGGGTAAAAACACCATGGTTAGAAGAGCTATCAGAGGTTTCCTATCCGACTTACCAGACTTCGAAAAGTTGTTGCCTTTTGTCAAGGGTAACGTTGGTTTCGTTTTCACTAACGAACCATTGACCGAAATCAAGGACGTTATCATCTCTAACAGAGTTGCTGCCCCAGCTAGAGCCGGTGCCGTCGCTCCAGAAGACATCTGGGTTAGAGCCGTTAACACTGGTATGGAACCAGGTAAGacttctttcttccaaGCTTTGGGTGTTCCAACCAAGATTGCCAGAGGTACCATTGAAATTGTTTCCGATGTCAAGGTCGTTGATGCCGGTAACAAGGTTGGTCAATCTGAAGCTTCTTTGTTGAACTTGTTGAACATCTCTCCATTCACTTTCGGTTTGACTGTTGTTCAAGTCTACGACAACGGTCAAGTCTTCCCATCCTCTATTTTGGATATCACCGATGAAGAATTGGTTTCTCACTTCGTTTCCGCTGTCAGCACCATTGCTTCCATCTCTTTGGCTATTGGTTACCCAACCTTGCCATCTGTCGGTCACACTTTGATCAACAACTACAAGGACTTGCTAGCTGTTGCCATTGCTGCTTCCTACCACTACcctgaaattgaagaattggTTGACAGAATTGAAAACCCAGAAAAGTACGCCTCCGCTGCCCCAGCTGCTGCCTCCGCTGCTTCTGGTGACGCTGCTCCAGCCGAAGAAGCTGctgctgaagaagaagaagaatctgATGACGACATGGGTTTCGGTTTATTCGATTAA
- the SPO77 gene encoding Spo77p (similar to YLR341W), which yields MFRKEDNSNSNVQNNFFLPLECEYTIQDSLPSKKKYGMIESTNFFPLNDSLFTSPKNSESHNSGQPRHGNIKFVTSRCCTDTVPTRIDMREKKSDNIQDDGLFSSNYHDVNRNVSAPSNKDSQSKDYSYIAESIFLRKNENLDNLCSGSTTFVLSSADEDVIEFSFDDNVPCVELLSGATLEKSSLTLNEVNKKLFNTLYDFGVSKDNPEENLVESILPNCVALLNIFDDIELLTSSCDEIFERSTFINTIEFIVHDIWVQTLTKNINLLQTLSADLKWYKDNYLICKSKIQYPSTNIVEILGSLKHFPNSILQTFKFGIELKEQDQYHDKSPITNYIVFTRMFCTIVLEIQKCFILIVKFMHSVRFLEEFSNEIFLSFIEVLVKIVFEHQVPQLFLGIDEIIQLWLKDSDIERRQILSAWCNGVIQDIKQSQPRGASNTESGSIASSSEDDDEGLQFNKWDVIEPFIDNINSLQ from the coding sequence ATGTTCCGAAAGGAAGATAATTCAAACTCTAATGTgcaaaataatttctttcttcctctgGAATGTGAATACACTATACAGGATAGTCTaccttcaaagaaaaaatatggtaTGATAGAAAGTACAAATTTCTTCCCACTGAATGATTCGTTATTCACATCtccaaaaaattcagaaagTCATAATAGTGGTCAACCTCGTCACGGTAATATCAAATTTGTCACAAGCCGCTGTTGTACTGACACAGTTCCGACAAGAATCGAtatgagagaaaaaaaatcggaTAATATCCAAGACGACGGTCTCTTTAGTTCGAACTATCACGATGTCAACAGGAATGTATCAGCTCCGTCCAATAAAGATAGCCAGAGTAAGGACTATAGCTATATAGCAGAgtctatttttttgagaaaaaatgaaaacctGGATAATCTTTGCTCAGGTTCGACAACGTTTGTGCTAAGTTCTGCAGACGAAGACGTGATAGAATTTAGTTTTGACGATAACGTGCCTTGTGTTGAGTTGCTTTCTGGCGCCACTCTCGAAAAAAGTTCGTTGACGCTAAATGAAGTAAACAAAAAACTATTTAATACGCTATATGACTTTGGAGTAAGCAAAGACAACCCcgaagaaaatttggtaGAATCGATACTTCCGAATTGCGTGGCATTATTGAACATATTTGATGACATTGAACTTCTGACCAGCTCTTgcgatgaaatttttgaaagatctACTTTCATTAATACAATCGAGTTCATTGTGCACGATATTTGGGTACAAACGTTGACAAAAAACATAAACTTATTACAAACGTTGAGTGCGGATTTGAAATGGTACAAGGACAACTACCTAATATGCAAGTCAAAAATTCAGTATCCCTCAACAAACATAGTGGAGATACTAGGCAGTTTGAAGCACTTTCCCAATTCTATTTTACAAACTTTTAAATTCGGAATCGAGctaaaagaacaagatCAGTATCACGATAAAAGTCCCATTACGAACTACATTGTTTTCACTAGGATGTTTTGCACAATAGTTTtagaaattcaaaaatgctTTATCTTAATCGTCAAATTCATGCACTCTGTCAGGTTTTTGGAAGAGTTTTccaatgaaatatttttatcgtTTATCGAGGTTCTTGTAAAAATTGTCTTTGAGCACCAGGTCCCGCAGTTGTTTTTGggaattgatgaaattattcaacTATGGTTAAAAGACAGTGATATAGAACGGCGACAAATTTTGAGCGCATGGTGCAATGGAGTCATCCAAGACATAAAGCAAAGCCAACCAAGAGGTGCCTCAAACACAGAATCGGGATCGATCGCTTCAAGTTCAGAAGATGACGACGAAGGTCTTCAATTCAATAAATGGGATGTGATTGAACCATTTATTGACAATATTAACTCTCTGCAATAA
- the FKS1 gene encoding 1,3-beta-D-glucan synthase (Catalytic subunit of 1,3-beta-D-glucan synthase~similar to YLR342W): MNTDQHPYQDQTDYTQGPGNGQGQEQDYDQYGQPLYPSQADGYYDPNMAAGTEADIYGQQPPNESYDQEYTNGEYYGQPPNMAAQDGENFSDFSSYGPPGTPGYDSYGGQYTPSQMSYGEPNSSGTSTPIYGNYDPNAIAMALPNEPYPAWTADSQSPVSIEQIEDIFIDLTNRLGFQRDSMRNMFDHFMVLLDSRSSRMSPDQALLSLHADYIGGDTANYKKWYFAAQLDMDDEIGFRNMSLGKLSRKARKAKKKNKKAMEEADPEATEETLNKIEGDSSLEAADFRWKAKMNQLSPLERVRHIALYLLCWGEANQVRFTAECLCFIYKCALDYLDSPLCQQRQEPMPEGDFLNRVITPIYHFIRNQVYEIVDGRFVKRERDHNKIVGYDDLNQLFWYPEGIAKIVLEDGTKLIELPLEERYLRLGDVVWDDVFFKTYKETRTWLHLVTNFNRIWVMHISIFWMYFAYNAPTFYTHNYQQLKDNQPLAAYKWASCALGGTVASLIQIVATLCEWSFVPRKWAGAQHLSRRFWFLCIIFGINLGPIIFVFAYDKDTVYSTAAHVVAAVMFFVAVATIIFFSIMPLGGLFTSYMKKSTRRYVASQTFTAAFAPLHGLDRWMSYLVWVTVFAAKYSESYYFLVLSLRDPIRILSTTAMRCTGEYWWGAVLCKVQPKIVLGLVIATDFILFFLDTYLWYIIVNTIFSVGKSFYLGISILTPWRNIFTRLPKRIYSKILATTDMEIKYKPKVLISQVWNAIIISMYREHLLAIDHVQKLLYHQVPSEIEGKRTLRAPTFFVSQDDNNFETEFFPRDSEAERRISFFAQSLSTPIPEPLPVDNMPTFTVLTPHYAERILLSLREIIREDDQFSRVTLLEYLKQLHPVEWECFVKDTKILAEETAAYEGNEDDPEKEDALKSQIDDLPFYCIGFKSAAPEYTLRTRIWASLRSQTLYRTVSGFMNYSRAIKLLYRVENPEIVQMFGGNAEGLERELEKMARRKFKFLVSMQRLAKFKPHELENAEFLLRAYPDLQIAYLDEEPPLNEGEEPRIYSALIDGHCEILDNGRRRPKFRVQLSGNPILGDGKSDNQNHALIFYRGEYIQLIDANQDNYLEECLKIRSVLAEFEELNVEQVNPYAPGLKYEEQTTNHPVAIVGAREYIFSENSGVLGDVAAGKEQTFGTLFARTLSQIGGKLHYGHPDFINATFMTTRGGVSKAQKGLHLNEDIYAGMNAMLRGGRIKHCEYYQCGKGRDLGFGTILNFTTKIGAGMGEQMLSREYYYLGTQLPVDRFLTFYYAHPGFHLNNLFIQLSLQMFMLTLVNLSSLAHESIMCIYDRNLPKTDVLFPIGCYNFQPAVDWVRRYTLSIFIVFWIAFVPIVVQELIERGLWKATQRFFCHLLSLSPMFEVFAGQIYSSALLSDLAIGGARYISTGRGFATSRIPFSILYSRFAGSAIYMGARSMLMLLFGTVAHWQAPLLWFWASLSSLIFAPFVFNPHQFAWEDFFLDYRDYIRWLSRGNNQYHRNSWIGYVRMSRARITGFKRKLVGDESEKAAGDASRAHRTNLIMAEIIPCAIYAAGCFIAFTFINAQTGVKTTDDDRVNSVLRIIICTLAPIAVNLGVLFFCMGMSCCSGPLFGMCCKKTGSVMAGIAHGVAVIVHIAFFIVMWVLESFNFTRMLIGVVTCIQCQRLVFHCMTALMLTREFKNDHANTAFWTGKWYGKGMGYMAWTQPSRELTAKVIELSEFAADFVLGHVILICQLPLIVIPKIDRFHSIMLFWLKPSRQIRPPIYSLKQTRLRKRMVKKYCSLYFLVLAIFAGCIIGPAVASAKINGHIGDALKGVVHNLFQPINTTNNDTGSQISTYASHYYTHTPSLKTWSTIK; the protein is encoded by the coding sequence ATGAACACTGATCAACACCCTTATCAGGACCAAACGGATTATACTCAGGGACCAGGTAACGGTCAAGGTCAGGAACAGGACTACGACCAATATGGTCAGCCTTTGTATCCTTCACAAGCTGACGGTTACTACGACCCAAATATGGCTGCTGGGACTGAAGCTGATATATACGGTCAACAGCCACCAAACGAGTCTTACGACCAAGAGTACACAAATGGTGAATACTATGGCCAACCGCCAAACATGGCTGCACAAGACGGTGAAAACTTCTCAGACTTTAGCAGTTACGGTCCCCCTGGTACTCCTGGATATGATAGCTATGGTGGTCAATATACCCCTTCTCAAATGAGTTACGGAGAGCCAAATTCATCAGGTACCTCCACTCCAATTTACGGTAATTATGACCCAAATGCTATTGCTATGGCTTTGCCAAATGAACCTTATCCTGCTTGGACTGCAGACTCTCAATCACCCGTTTCGATCGAACAAATCGAAGATAtctttattgatttgaCCAACAGACTCGGGTTCCAAAGAGACTCTATGAGAAATATGTTTGATCATTTTATGGTTCTTTTGGATTCCAGGTCCTCTAGAATGTCACCTGATCAAGCCTTACTATCATTACATGCCGATTACATTGGTGGTGATACTGCTAACtataaaaaatggtattttGCTGCTCAGTTAGATAtggatgatgaaattggtTTTAGAAATATGAGTCTAGGAAAACTTTCAAGAAAGGCTAGAAAAgctaagaagaaaaataagaagGCTATGGAAGAGGCCGATCCTGAAGCTACTGAAGAGACGTTAAACAAAATCGAGGGTGATAGCTCCCTAGAAGCTGCTGACTTTAGATGGAAGGCCAAGATGAACCAGTTATCTCCTTTGGAAAGAGTTCGTCATATCGCCTTATATCTATTATGTTGGGGTGAAGCTAATCAAGTCAGATTCACTGCGGAATGTTTATGTTTTATCTACAAATGTGCCCTCGACTACTTGGATTCCCCTCTGTGCCAGCAACGCCAAGAGCCTATGCCGGAAGGTGATTTCCTGAACAGAGTCATTACGCCGATTTATCATTTCATCAGAAATCAAGTTTATGAAATTGTTGATGGTCGTTTTGTCAAGCGTGAGAGAGATCATAATAAAATTGTCGGTTATGATGATTTAAACCAACTCTTCTGGTACCCAGAAGGTATTGCTAAAATTGTCCTTGAAGATGGAACGAAATTGATAGAACTGCCATTGGAAGAGCGTTATTTGAGATTAGGCGATGTCGTCTGGGATGatgtatttttcaaaacttaTAAAGAAACCCGTACTTGGTTACACTTAGTCACCAATTTCAACCGTATTTGGGTTATGCATATTTCCATATTTTGGATGTATTTTGCATATAATGCTCCAACATTTTATACTCATAACTATCAACAACTGAAGGACAACCAACCTTTGGCTGCTTACAAGTGGGCGTCTTGCGCGTTGGGTGGTACTGTTGCAAGTTTAATTCAAATTGTCGCCACTTTGTGTGAATGGTCATTCGTTCCAAGAAAATGGGCCGGTGCTCAACATTTGTCTCGTAGGTTCTGGTTTTTATGCATCATCTTTGGTATTAATTTGGGCCCGattattttcgtttttgCCTACGACAAAGATACAGTTTATTCCACTGCTGCACAcgttgttgctgctgttaTGTTCTTTGTTGCCGTCGCTACcattatattcttttccattATGCCATTAGGTGGGTTGTTTACATCgtatatgaaaaaatctaCAAGACGTTATGTTGCATCCCAAACATTTACTGCTGCCTTTGCTCCACTACATGGTTTAGACAGATGGATGTCTTATTTGGTTTGGGTTACTGTTTTTGCCGCCAAATATTCGGAATCGTACTACTTTTTAGTTTTATCGTTGAGAGATCCAATTAGAATTTTGTCTACTACAGCGATGAGGTGTACAGGTGAATATTGGTGGGGGGCGGTACTTTGTAAAGTTCAGCCTAAAATTGTGTTAGGTTTAGTTATCGCCACCGAttttatccttttcttcctgGATACCTACTTGTGGTATATTATTGTCAATACCATTTTCTCTGTTGGTAAGTCCTTCTATTTGGGTATTTCCATCTTAACACCATGgagaaatatttttacaaGATTACCAAAGAGAATTTACTCGAAGATTTTGGCTACTACTGACATGGAAATCAAATACAAACCAAAGGTTTTGATTTCTCAAGTCTGGAATGCCATCATTATTTCGATGTACAGAGAGCACCTCTTAGCCATTGACCATGTTCAAAAGTTACTATATCATCAAGTTCCATCTGAAATTGAAGGCAAGAGAACTTTGAGGGCTCCAACGTTCTTTGTTTCTCAAgatgataataattttgaaactgaattttttcccaGGGATTCGGAAGCTGAGCGTCGTATTTCATTCTTCGCCCAATCTTTGTCTACTCCAATTCCTGAACCATTACCAGTTGATAACATGCCAACATTTACTGTTTTGACTCCTCATTACGCTGAAAGAATTTTGCTATCATTAAGAGAAATTATCCGCGAAGATGATCAATTTTCAAGGGTTACTCTTTTGGAATATTTAAAACAATTACACCCCGTAGAATGGGAGTGCTTTGTCAAGGATACCAAAATTTTAGCTGAGGAAACCGCTGCTTACGAAGgaaatgaagatgatcCTGAAAAGGAGGATGCTTTGAAGTCTCAAATCGATGATTTACCATTTTATTGTATTGGTTTCAAATCCGCAGCTCCAGAGTATACTTTGCGTACAAGAATTTGGGCTTCTTTGAGATCCCAAACTTTATACCGTACTGTTTCCGGTTTTATGAACTATTCTAGAGCTATCAAATTGTTATATCGTGTCGAAAATCCTGAAATTGTTCAAATGTTCGGTGGTAATGCCGAAGGTTTAGAAAGAGAGCTAGAAAAAATggcaagaagaaagtttAAATTCTTGGTCTCTATGCAAAGATTGGCTAAGTTTAAACCACATGAACTGGAAAATGCTGAATTTTTGTTGAGGGCTTATCCAGACTTACAGATTGCCTATTTGGACGAAGAACCACCTTTAAACGAAGGTGAGGAGCCAAGAATTTATTCTGCTTTGATTGATGGACATTGTGAAATCTTAGACAACGGTCGTAGACGTCCCAAGTTTAGAGTTCAATTATCTGGTAACCCAATTCTTGGTGACGGTAAATCTGATAACCAAAATCATGCTTTAATATTCTACAGAGGTGAATACATTCAATTGATTGATGCTAACCAAGATAATTATTTGGAGGAATGTCTGAAAATTAGATCTGTTTTGGCTGAATTTGAGGAATTGAATGTCGAACAAGTTAATCCATATGCCCCGGGTTTGAAGTATGAGGAGCAAACTACCAATCACCCTGTTGCTATTGTTGGTGCCAGAGAATACATTTTCTCCGAAAACTCTGGTGTCTTGGGTGATGTGGCTGCTGGTAAAGAACAAACTTTTGGTACATTATTTGCTCGTACTTTATCTCAAATTGGTGGTAAATTGCATTACGGTCATCCAGATTTCATTAATGCTACATTCATGACTACTAGGGGTGGTGTTTCTAAAGCGCAAAAGGGTTTACATTTGAACGAAGATATTTATGCTGGTATGAATGCTATGCTTCGTGGTGGTCGTATCAAGCATTGTGAATATTACCAGTGTGGTAAAGGTAGAGATTTAGGTTTCGGTacgattttgaatttcactACAAAGATTGGTGCTGGTATGGGTGAACAAATGTTGTCTCGTGAGTACTACTATCTGGGTACCCAATTACCAGTGGATCGTTTCCTAACATTCTATTACGCCCATCCTGGTTTCCATTTAAACAACTTGTTCATTCAATTATCTTTGCAAATGTTTATGTTGACTTTAGTGAACTTATCTTCCTTAGCCCATGAATCTATCATGTGCATTTACGATAGAAACCTTCCAAAAACTGACGTTTTGTTTCCAATCGGTTGTTACAACTTCCAACCTGCGGTTGATTGGGTGAGACGTTATACATTGTctattttcattgttttctgGATTGCCTTCGTTCCTATTGTTGTCCAAGAATTAATTGAACGTGGTTTATGGAAAGCCACccaaagatttttttgccaTCTATTATCATTATCTCCTATGTTCGAAGTGTTTGCAGGCCAAATCTATTCTTCTGCGTTATTAAGTGATTTAGCAATTGGTGGCGCTCGTTATATATCCACGGGTCGTGGTTTCGCTACTTCTCGTataccattttcaattttgtaTTCGAGATTTGCAGGATCTGCTATCTACATGGGTGCAAGATCAATGTTAATGTTGTTATTCGGTACTGTCGCGCATTGGCAAGCTCCACTACTATGGTTTTGGGCATCTCTATCTTCATTGATTTTTGCGCCATTCGTTTTCAATCCTCACCAGTTTGCTTGGgaagatttctttttggatTACAGAGATTACATCAGATGGTTATCGAGAGGTAATAACCAATACCATAGGAACTCATGGATTGGCTATGTGAGAATGTCCAGAGCACGTATTACTGGGTTCAAGCGTAAACTGGTTGGTGATGAATCTGAAAAGGCCGCTGGTGATGCAAGCAGAGCTCATAGAACCAATTTGATCATGGCTGAGATTATACCATGTGCGATTTACGCAGCAGGTTGTTTTATTGCCTTCACATTCATCAATGCTCAAACTGGTGTCAAGACTACCGATGATGATAGGGTGAATTCTGTTCTACGTATTATCATTTGTACCTTGGCGCCAATTGCTGTTAACCTCGGTGTTCTATTCTTCTGTATGGGTATGTCCTGTTGCTCTGGGCCCTTATTCGGTATGTGTTGTAAGAAGACAGGTTCTGTAATGGCTGGAATTGCCCATGGTGTTGCTGTTATTGTCCATATTGcctttttcattgttatGTGGGTTTTAGAAAGTTTCAACTTTACTAGGATGTTAATCGGTGTTGTTACTTGTATCCAATGTCAAAGACTCGTCTTCCATTGTATGACGGCATTAATGTTGACTCGTGAATTCAAAAACGATCATGCCAATACAGCCTTCTGGACTGGTAAGTGGTATGGTAAAGGTATGGGTTATATGGCTTGGACTCAACCAAGCAGAGAATTAACTGCTAAGGTCATTGAGCTTTCAGAATTTGCAGCAGATTTTGTTTTAGGACATGTGATTTTAATTTGCCAGCTACCACTAATTGTaattccaaaaatagaTAGATTCCACTCCATCATGCTATTCTGGCTAAAGCCTTCTCGTCAAATTCGTCCACCAATTTATTCTCTAAAACAAACTCGTTTACGTAAGCGTATGGTCAAGAAGTACTGCAGCTTGTACTTTTTAGTATTAGCTATTTTCGCGGGATGTATCATTGGTCCTGCTGTAGCCTCCGCTAAAATCAACGGACACATTGGTGATGCGTTGAAAGGCGTCGTTCACAATCTCTTTCAGCCAATAAATACAACAAATAACGACACCGGTTCCCAAATATCAACGTATGCAAGCCACTACTATACTCATACACCATCATTAAAAACCTGGTCCACcataaaataa